From a single Meiothermus sp. Pnk-1 genomic region:
- a CDS encoding S1 RNA-binding domain-containing protein, protein MQIEAGAIVEGRVTRIMDFGAFVELPNGESGLVHISQIAHEFVKNVRDHLSEGEVIQVMVLGRDDKGRLDLSIKELTPAPVEPPRPKRLPRQAPEFENKLKSFLRGSGGLGSGSGKKPGGKGKGGRGRR, encoded by the coding sequence ATGCAAATTGAAGCGGGTGCTATCGTGGAAGGCCGCGTCACGCGGATCATGGACTTTGGGGCTTTTGTCGAGCTTCCCAACGGAGAATCTGGGCTGGTGCACATCTCCCAAATCGCCCATGAGTTCGTCAAGAACGTGCGGGACCACCTCTCGGAAGGGGAGGTGATCCAGGTGATGGTGCTCGGGCGTGACGATAAGGGACGGCTCGACCTCTCCATCAAGGAACTCACCCCAGCCCCGGTCGAACCCCCCCGGCCCAAGCGGCTTCCACGACAAGCGCCGGAGTTCGAGAACAAGCTCAAGAGCTTTTTGCGCGGCTCGGGTGGCTTGGGGAGTGGGAGCGGTAAGAAGCCCGGCGGCAAAGGTAAGGGCGGGCGTGGGCGGCGCTAG
- a CDS encoding primosomal protein N' has protein sequence MPTVLKVALPLPLEAMSYRPPHGDGREALGQRVVVPWRGELRVGIVTAVEADSQRAFTLREAVAYLDEQPWLRPEELGFLHAAAQDCFCPLGTLLDDLLPFLEPPLTHRVRLVPGAPPSILPAGMGDLLEWQEARGYDPRLLDMLREAGVLEEEVRADRPSRKFLIPLREPDAGLSAKAQAALRTLLELGEAPSMAELARQAGVGPGVVKTLLEKGYAGWQERRLEPPLPGGSPLEPLVLPEVPARLNGGRLRDRLRLLAGIASQGPTLVLFPEVALLERWLEHFPQARPFHGELSAELRRQEFAGFRTGGVVFATYQGLLLPFTPRRIVVVEEASEAYKLPAGSRAHCVRLAERRAELLRVPLTYLSQVPSVETLEQPGLSFPPPRPRVHLLNLNQERGYPLSGAAVALLRQVEEKRRQAVVLAHRRGYSAVLRCHRCDWKAMCSNCAVPLRYHKGARAALRSPHTRAGVLICHQCGLEQTAPQLCPQCQSETFDFQGPGVEWVQDELRKHLPNLPLFRYSAELKDDLSPLLGGQPGVLVGTTAVLRAPVLPELALVLLPYADGFVLESDFRAAERYHRLLWQLTELHPRRRPLIALQTFEPAHPAHEALQAGDPEAFPRSELALRRALGYPPVKRMLKLEVSHPKEPVARDAANQLALALAPRLEPGEMLGAGPVPAPIPRVRNQFIFHLLLRSTSERLRELIRDLPRFRGVRVRLDPDPQSFVGLLED, from the coding sequence ATGCCCACCGTTCTCAAAGTCGCCCTCCCACTGCCCCTGGAGGCCATGTCCTACCGCCCTCCGCACGGAGATGGGCGCGAGGCTTTGGGGCAGCGGGTGGTGGTGCCTTGGCGCGGTGAGCTGCGGGTGGGGATCGTTACTGCGGTAGAGGCCGATAGCCAGCGGGCTTTTACCCTGCGCGAGGCCGTGGCCTATCTGGATGAGCAGCCCTGGCTACGTCCGGAAGAGCTAGGTTTCTTGCACGCCGCAGCGCAAGATTGTTTCTGCCCCCTGGGTACCCTGCTCGACGATCTCTTGCCCTTCCTCGAGCCCCCCCTCACCCACCGGGTGCGGCTGGTGCCGGGAGCCCCGCCCAGCATACTTCCGGCGGGGATGGGGGATCTGCTGGAGTGGCAGGAGGCCCGAGGCTATGACCCCCGTCTCCTGGACATGCTGCGCGAGGCCGGGGTGCTAGAAGAGGAGGTGCGGGCGGATCGCCCCAGCCGCAAATTTCTCATCCCGCTGCGCGAGCCCGATGCGGGCCTCTCCGCCAAGGCCCAAGCAGCCCTGCGCACCCTGCTCGAGCTGGGCGAAGCCCCCAGCATGGCCGAGCTGGCCCGCCAGGCGGGGGTAGGGCCGGGGGTGGTCAAGACCCTGCTGGAAAAGGGATATGCAGGCTGGCAGGAGCGCAGGCTGGAGCCGCCCCTCCCCGGGGGCAGCCCGCTGGAACCGCTCGTCTTGCCTGAGGTTCCGGCCCGGCTCAACGGGGGTCGGCTGCGCGACCGCCTGCGCCTTCTGGCCGGGATCGCCTCCCAGGGCCCAACCCTGGTCCTGTTTCCCGAGGTGGCGCTGCTTGAGCGCTGGCTAGAACACTTCCCTCAGGCCCGTCCCTTCCACGGAGAACTCTCCGCTGAGCTGCGGCGGCAGGAGTTTGCTGGGTTCCGCACGGGCGGGGTGGTCTTCGCCACCTACCAGGGGTTGCTGCTGCCCTTCACCCCGCGGCGGATCGTGGTGGTGGAAGAGGCCAGCGAGGCCTATAAGCTCCCGGCGGGCTCGCGGGCCCACTGCGTGCGCCTGGCCGAGCGCCGCGCCGAACTCCTGCGGGTGCCCTTGACCTACCTCTCCCAAGTGCCCAGCGTGGAGACCCTCGAGCAGCCCGGGCTGAGCTTCCCTCCGCCCCGACCGCGCGTACACCTGCTAAACCTCAACCAGGAGCGGGGTTACCCCTTGAGCGGGGCCGCGGTGGCGTTGCTGCGCCAGGTGGAGGAGAAACGGCGCCAGGCAGTGGTGCTAGCCCACCGCCGGGGGTATAGCGCGGTCCTGCGCTGCCACCGCTGCGACTGGAAGGCCATGTGTTCCAACTGTGCGGTACCGCTGCGCTACCACAAGGGCGCTCGGGCCGCCTTGCGCAGCCCGCATACGAGGGCTGGGGTTTTAATCTGCCACCAGTGTGGCCTCGAGCAGACGGCCCCTCAACTCTGCCCCCAGTGTCAGTCGGAGACCTTCGACTTTCAGGGACCCGGGGTGGAGTGGGTACAGGACGAGCTGAGAAAACACCTGCCAAATTTGCCCCTATTCCGCTATAGCGCTGAACTCAAAGACGACCTGAGCCCGCTGCTGGGCGGCCAGCCGGGAGTGTTGGTCGGGACCACCGCGGTATTGCGAGCTCCGGTGCTGCCCGAGCTGGCCCTAGTGCTGTTACCCTACGCCGACGGGTTCGTGCTCGAGTCCGACTTTCGCGCCGCCGAGCGCTACCACCGGCTGTTGTGGCAGCTCACCGAACTGCACCCCCGCCGCCGCCCGCTCATCGCTTTGCAAACCTTCGAACCGGCCCATCCGGCCCACGAGGCCCTGCAAGCTGGGGACCCAGAAGCCTTTCCCCGCAGCGAGCTGGCCTTGCGCCGGGCCTTGGGCTACCCACCCGTCAAGAGGATGCTCAAGCTCGAGGTTAGCCACCCCAAGGAGCCCGTCGCCCGCGATGCGGCAAACCAGCTAGCCCTGGCTTTGGCCCCCCGGCTCGAGCCTGGAGAGATGCTCGGGGCGGGCCCGGTCCCCGCGCCGATCCCGCGGGTGCGCAACCAGTTCATCTTCCATCTCTTGCTGCGCAGCACCTCCGAGCGGTTGCGCGAGTTGATCCGCGACCTACCCCGTTTCCGCGGGGTACGGGTGCGCCTGGATCCCGACCCGCAGAGCTTCGTGGGACTGCTCGAGGACTGA
- a CDS encoding inorganic diphosphatase produces MANLKNLPVGKKAPEIVHMVIEIPRGSTNKYEYDPELEAIKLDRVLPTAQFYPGDYGFIPSTLAEDGDPLDGIILSTYPLLPGVVVDVRIIGMVDMQDEKGGDAKILGVVAEDPRWDHIQDLSDVPAATKAEIQNFFETYKALEAHKGKWVKVTGWEGRERAVEEVKACIARFQAAKDR; encoded by the coding sequence ATGGCGAACCTCAAGAATTTGCCGGTTGGCAAAAAAGCCCCCGAAATCGTACACATGGTCATCGAGATCCCCCGCGGCTCGACCAACAAATACGAATACGACCCCGAGCTCGAGGCCATCAAGCTCGACCGGGTACTTCCCACCGCCCAGTTCTATCCTGGCGACTACGGTTTTATCCCCTCGACGCTGGCGGAGGACGGCGACCCCCTGGACGGGATCATCCTCTCGACCTACCCGCTCTTGCCGGGGGTGGTGGTGGACGTACGGATCATCGGCATGGTGGACATGCAAGACGAAAAGGGCGGCGACGCCAAGATTTTGGGGGTGGTGGCCGAAGACCCCCGCTGGGATCACATCCAGGATCTATCCGACGTTCCGGCGGCTACCAAGGCGGAAATCCAGAACTTCTTCGAGACCTACAAGGCCCTCGAGGCCCATAAGGGGAAGTGGGTCAAGGTGACCGGCTGGGAGGGCCGGGAGCGGGCCGTAGAGGAAGTCAAGGCCTGTATCGCGCGCTTCCAGGCGGCCAAAGACCGCTGA
- a CDS encoding MFS transporter: MRWAVLLSGTLLYAALYSAVPLLPALERLFGAPPGSAGLGISLPFIALVLFSPLVPRLRLPVGRVVGGGLLGVGLLGGFAALAPTLGLWLVARALQGVAAAAVPGLSLALLPRLFPKRAQEMAGLWVAGNVLGGGLGRALGGFLGEVVGERLALLLLALPAAVPAFWLLRERETLTLPAPSYNLRAWPLYLMGFSLLFINFFVANLLPYRLEGLGLSKAQIGGVMLAYLAGIPGSALTGPLVRRLGEVRAVRLAFSLVVLGLLVQLPERSFAIVLGFVGMMAGLFTAQGICGGASGRQGSGVSSTYVAAFYLGGTAAGLVYPPFLHLGAGPALGLAALIAALSWGLAKRALEGGAGRSPA, from the coding sequence GTGCGTTGGGCTGTGCTGCTCTCGGGCACCCTCCTGTACGCGGCTTTGTACAGCGCTGTGCCGTTGCTCCCGGCCCTCGAGCGCCTCTTTGGCGCCCCTCCCGGCTCGGCGGGGCTGGGCATCAGCCTGCCGTTTATCGCGCTGGTGCTATTTTCTCCCCTAGTGCCGCGCTTGCGGCTCCCGGTAGGGCGGGTTGTGGGTGGAGGTCTCCTAGGGGTGGGGTTGCTGGGGGGCTTCGCGGCCTTGGCCCCTACGCTCGGACTGTGGCTGGTGGCCCGGGCCTTGCAGGGGGTCGCGGCGGCGGCCGTTCCCGGACTTTCGCTCGCGCTCCTCCCGCGCCTTTTTCCCAAGCGGGCCCAGGAGATGGCCGGGCTATGGGTGGCGGGAAACGTGCTGGGTGGAGGGCTGGGGCGGGCGCTGGGGGGATTTTTGGGAGAGGTGGTCGGGGAACGCCTGGCCCTTTTGCTCCTGGCGCTGCCCGCAGCGGTTCCGGCCTTCTGGCTTTTGCGCGAGCGAGAAACCCTCACCCTCCCGGCCCCCAGCTATAACCTCAGGGCTTGGCCGCTCTACCTGATGGGGTTTTCCCTGTTGTTTATCAACTTCTTCGTCGCCAACCTGTTGCCCTACCGGCTCGAGGGGTTGGGGCTCTCCAAAGCTCAGATCGGCGGGGTGATGCTGGCCTACCTGGCCGGGATCCCTGGGAGCGCCCTGACCGGGCCGCTGGTGCGGAGGTTGGGCGAGGTGAGGGCGGTGCGGCTGGCGTTCTCGCTTGTGGTGCTGGGGTTGCTGGTGCAGCTTCCAGAGCGATCTTTCGCCATCGTGTTGGGGTTCGTGGGGATGATGGCCGGGCTCTTCACCGCCCAGGGCATTTGCGGGGGCGCCTCGGGTCGGCAAGGCAGCGGGGTGAGCAGCACGTATGTGGCCGCGTTCTACCTGGGGGGGACGGCGGCGGGGCTGGTGTATCCACCCTTTTTGCACTTGGGCGCGGGGCCAGCGCTGGGATTGGCCGCTTTGATAGCTGCGCTATCGTGGGGGCTGGCGAAAAGGGCGCTCGAGGGTGGGGCAGGAAGGAGCCCGGCATAG
- the moaA gene encoding GTP 3',8-cyclase MoaA, whose translation MKLFDNYGRLIKDLRLSVTPRCNLHCLYCHPLGWEQSEPPGAVTVEDVRNFLTAMRLLGLEAVRFTGGEPLVRKELSQMIEAAHEVGIPDIAITTNGMLFKRKAKELVAAGLGRINLSMDAVTPEVFRTMTRGGDVKRVWEAIETAWELNLHPVKINAVMIRGMNEAEVIPLASLSLDKPLHVRFLEYMHLDNSNPELYRSRFVAGAETRAKIEAHFGPLRKLATDPSAPAKVYQIPGAVGTVGFINPVTEPFCASCSRLRLTSDKKLRPCLLTDLELDIAWAFEAENPVEALVDAILLATDRKPAFGNTLPKLRERVMVGIGG comes from the coding sequence ATGAAGCTATTCGACAACTACGGGCGCCTCATCAAGGATTTGCGGCTTTCGGTAACGCCCCGTTGCAACCTGCACTGCCTGTACTGCCACCCTCTGGGCTGGGAGCAAAGCGAACCCCCTGGCGCCGTCACGGTAGAGGACGTGCGCAACTTTCTCACCGCCATGCGCTTGCTGGGCCTCGAGGCAGTGCGCTTCACCGGGGGGGAGCCCCTGGTGCGCAAGGAGCTGTCCCAGATGATCGAGGCCGCGCACGAGGTCGGCATTCCCGATATCGCCATCACCACCAACGGCATGCTCTTCAAGCGCAAAGCTAAGGAGCTGGTGGCTGCCGGGCTGGGCCGCATCAACCTCTCGATGGACGCGGTGACGCCCGAGGTCTTCAGAACCATGACCCGGGGTGGGGACGTGAAGCGGGTCTGGGAAGCCATCGAGACGGCCTGGGAGCTGAACTTGCACCCGGTGAAGATCAACGCCGTGATGATCCGCGGTATGAACGAAGCAGAGGTCATCCCTTTGGCTTCCCTCTCGCTGGATAAGCCCTTACATGTGCGTTTTTTGGAGTACATGCACCTCGACAACTCCAACCCCGAACTCTACCGCTCGCGCTTTGTCGCCGGAGCCGAGACCCGGGCCAAAATCGAGGCCCACTTCGGCCCGCTGCGAAAGCTGGCCACCGACCCCAGCGCCCCGGCGAAGGTCTACCAGATCCCGGGCGCAGTGGGCACGGTGGGATTCATCAACCCGGTGACCGAGCCCTTCTGCGCTAGTTGTTCGCGGTTACGCCTGACCTCCGATAAAAAGCTCCGCCCCTGCTTGCTCACCGACCTCGAGCTGGACATCGCCTGGGCCTTCGAGGCGGAAAACCCCGTAGAGGCCCTGGTAGATGCTATCCTTCTGGCCACCGACCGCAAGCCCGCTTTTGGCAACACCCTGCCTAAGCTGCGCGAGCGGGTGATGGTGGGGATCGGGGGTTAG
- a CDS encoding Ig family protein: MRVFLLGLSLVLAACGTDQGGSKQPLNINTSLPPAYVGDPYNATFTADGGVQPYTFKLEGSLPKGLTFNRTGLSGIPQEKGNYKLRLIIEDANLSKTYKDLTLVVSDPPPPRLTLVQPQSEVNQPFILLLRLEGRESRGFQAQIPLKDLKPALESLQAQAGVVYVARYNPEREVMDLDVAFTQPRRDLEVLRLTLSPTKALRPALQPRVAFYDKEAKPFPNNPSFERATGEGKYTYADLLTLAQNFGKKANPQTPGTQTPPPPPSAPQPAAPPAQTSPATTSPAPPSQPNPEQAQQPAPQQAAQTPTDQQTPPAQAQPQPTPKPNLPGDLNEDGVVDQKDLELLRSSYRWSNVGNPAPTPVQPQQPGQTSPNPPAPPSRGNTGEQDNPAEGNSSGNSGK; encoded by the coding sequence ATGCGTGTCTTTCTTCTGGGGCTTTCGCTGGTACTGGCCGCCTGCGGCACCGACCAGGGGGGTTCCAAGCAGCCATTGAATATCAATACCAGCCTGCCGCCGGCCTATGTGGGCGATCCCTACAACGCGACCTTCACCGCCGACGGCGGGGTGCAGCCTTATACCTTCAAGCTCGAGGGCTCCCTCCCTAAGGGCCTTACCTTCAACCGCACCGGGCTCAGCGGCATCCCCCAGGAAAAGGGAAACTACAAGCTTCGGCTCATCATCGAAGACGCAAACCTTTCCAAAACCTACAAAGACCTCACCCTTGTCGTCTCCGATCCCCCCCCGCCCAGGCTGACCCTGGTGCAACCGCAGTCCGAGGTGAACCAACCCTTTATCCTGCTGCTTCGGCTCGAGGGCCGCGAGTCACGGGGGTTCCAGGCCCAGATTCCCTTGAAGGACCTAAAGCCGGCGCTGGAAAGCCTGCAAGCCCAGGCGGGGGTCGTTTACGTGGCCCGCTACAACCCCGAGCGCGAGGTGATGGACCTGGACGTGGCCTTCACCCAGCCTAGGCGGGACCTCGAGGTGCTGCGCCTGACCCTCTCCCCTACCAAGGCCCTGCGCCCGGCGCTCCAACCCCGGGTGGCCTTCTATGACAAGGAGGCTAAACCCTTCCCCAACAACCCCTCCTTTGAGCGGGCCACCGGCGAAGGCAAGTACACCTATGCCGACCTGCTCACATTGGCCCAGAACTTTGGCAAGAAGGCCAACCCCCAGACGCCGGGCACCCAAACCCCGCCCCCGCCACCCTCGGCTCCTCAGCCCGCAGCCCCGCCTGCTCAGACCTCACCCGCAACCACCTCACCGGCCCCTCCGTCGCAACCCAACCCGGAGCAAGCCCAGCAACCGGCTCCCCAACAGGCCGCTCAGACCCCGACCGATCAGCAAACCCCCCCCGCGCAGGCCCAACCCCAGCCGACCCCCAAACCCAACCTTCCCGGCGACCTCAACGAGGACGGGGTGGTGGACCAGAAAGACCTCGAGCTGCTGCGCTCCTCCTACCGCTGGAGCAACGTGGGCAACCCCGCCCCGACCCCGGTCCAACCCCAGCAGCCCGGCCAGACCTCACCGAATCCCCCCGCGCCGCCCTCCCGTGGCAACACGGGTGAGCAGGACAACCCTGCGGAGGGAAATTCTTCGGGGAACAGCGGTAAATAG
- a CDS encoding GNAT family N-acetyltransferase: MGAGEKGARGWGRKEPGIARQRLRLAPADEAGRRLIEAWFEDPELARWLSPPDAVWRLLRHRAPGVEPWLAWQGQEAVGYVQGEPDEHDPTAFHFAFAVRPDLRGRGYGKRIVRAMLEHPGLARYRRFVASVEPDNHASLRSLQALGFAPHSLEPDESGFLALGYARPDP; the protein is encoded by the coding sequence GTGGGGGCTGGCGAAAAGGGCGCTCGAGGGTGGGGCAGGAAGGAGCCCGGCATAGCTCGCCAACGGCTGCGGCTGGCCCCCGCAGACGAGGCGGGGCGAAGGCTGATCGAAGCCTGGTTCGAAGACCCAGAACTCGCCCGCTGGCTCTCCCCACCCGACGCGGTCTGGAGGCTGTTGCGCCACCGCGCGCCCGGCGTCGAGCCCTGGCTGGCCTGGCAGGGGCAGGAGGCGGTGGGCTACGTGCAGGGCGAGCCCGACGAGCACGACCCCACCGCCTTCCACTTCGCCTTCGCGGTGCGCCCCGACCTGCGCGGGCGGGGCTACGGCAAGCGCATCGTGCGGGCCATGCTCGAGCACCCCGGCCTCGCCCGCTACCGGCGCTTCGTGGCCTCGGTGGAGCCCGACAACCACGCCAGCCTGCGCTCGCTGCAGGCCCTGGGCTTCGCCCCCCACAGCCTCGAGCCCGACGAAAGCGGCTTCCTGGCGCTGGGCTACGCCCGCCCCGACCCGTAG